One genomic region from Prochlorococcus marinus CUG1433 encodes:
- a CDS encoding NADP-dependent isocitrate dehydrogenase: protein MPKFEKLTLPNEGEIITFNQGKPNVPNNPIVPFIRGDGTGVDIWPATQIVLDSAIKKSYGDERKINWFKVYAGDEACELYGTYNYLPQDTIEAIKHFGVAIKGPLTTPIGGGIRSLNVALRQIFDLYSCVRPCKYYSGTPSPHKNPQNLDVIVYRENTEDIYMGIEWEAEDNNCLELINHLNNIVIPKSKNLKNRFIPEGSGIGIKPVSKSGSQRHIRKAIEHAKRLSGDKRHVTLVHKGNIMKYTEGAFRDWGYELAVNEFREDCITERESWILDNIQKNPEITIENNARKIEPGFDKLTNNKKAFICEEIKEVIASISHSHGDEKWRELILVDDRIADSIFQQIQTRPQEYSILATLNLNGDYVSDAAAAIVGGLGMAPGANIGDNAAIFEATHGTAPKHAGLNKINPGSVILSGVMMLEYFGWDEAANLITNGLSKAIEQKKVTYDLARLMEPKVEPLSCSSFAEEIISNF from the coding sequence ATGCCAAAATTTGAAAAATTAACTTTACCTAATGAAGGCGAGATAATAACTTTTAACCAAGGCAAACCTAATGTTCCTAATAATCCAATTGTCCCATTTATTAGGGGTGATGGAACTGGAGTTGATATTTGGCCTGCAACTCAAATCGTTCTTGATTCAGCTATTAAAAAAAGCTATGGAGATGAAAGAAAAATTAATTGGTTTAAAGTCTATGCAGGCGATGAAGCTTGTGAACTTTATGGAACTTATAACTACCTCCCTCAAGATACTATTGAAGCCATCAAACACTTTGGTGTAGCCATCAAAGGTCCTTTAACGACTCCTATCGGTGGAGGTATTAGATCTCTTAATGTTGCATTAAGGCAAATATTTGATTTATATAGCTGTGTTAGACCATGCAAATATTATTCAGGAACTCCAAGCCCTCACAAAAATCCCCAAAATTTAGACGTTATTGTTTACAGAGAAAATACTGAAGATATCTACATGGGAATTGAATGGGAAGCGGAGGATAATAATTGTCTTGAATTAATTAATCACTTAAATAACATTGTCATACCAAAAAGTAAAAATTTAAAAAATAGATTCATACCAGAAGGGTCAGGTATTGGAATAAAACCGGTGAGTAAATCTGGTAGCCAAAGGCATATTAGAAAAGCTATTGAACATGCCAAAAGATTATCAGGAGATAAAAGGCATGTGACTCTTGTACATAAAGGGAATATTATGAAATATACAGAGGGTGCATTTAGAGATTGGGGATATGAATTAGCAGTAAATGAATTTAGAGAAGATTGCATTACAGAAAGAGAAAGCTGGATTTTAGATAATATTCAGAAAAATCCAGAAATTACAATTGAAAATAATGCTCGAAAAATTGAACCAGGTTTTGACAAGCTTACAAATAACAAAAAAGCATTCATTTGCGAAGAAATTAAAGAAGTTATTGCATCAATATCACATTCTCACGGAGATGAAAAATGGAGAGAACTTATTCTTGTTGATGATCGGATAGCTGATAGTATATTTCAACAAATTCAAACTAGACCTCAAGAATATTCAATTCTTGCAACCTTAAATCTCAATGGAGACTATGTTTCTGATGCAGCTGCAGCAATTGTTGGTGGTCTAGGTATGGCTCCTGGTGCAAATATTGGAGATAATGCAGCAATTTTCGAAGCTACGCACGGTACTGCGCCAAAACACGCAGGTTTAAATAAGATTAATCCAGGCTCAGTAATTCTTAGTGGTGTAATGATGCTTGAATATTTTGGTTGGGATGAGGCAGCTAACTTAATTACTAATGGTTTAAGTAAGGCAATAGAGCAAAAAAAAGTCACCTATGATCTAGCACGTTTAATGGAACCAAAAGTAGAACCCTTATCTTGCAGCAGTTTTGCTGAAGAAATTATCTCAAATTTCTAA